The following nucleotide sequence is from Pseudomonas sp. RC10.
CGCCAGACCGGCGTTGTTGATCAGGCCACGAATTTTCGCGAACTCGGCAGGCAGACCCTCTACGGCCTTTTCCACAGCCGCACGGTCGCGGACGTCCAGCGTCAAGGTGTGCACCTTGGTCTGCTTCGACAGTTCGGCGCTCAACGCCTGCAAACGCTCTTCACGGCGGCCGGTCAACACCAGCGACCAGCCTGCTTCTGCAAAGCGGCGTGCGCAGGCTTCGCCAAACCCGGATGTAGCACCGGTAATGAACACGGTAGAAGTCATGTCGTTCTCCTGACGGGGGTTTCGGCTTGGGAATAAGCTCGGGTGAACGCAGCGCAGCGGCTACGTGTAGGAAAGTTCTGGAGAATGCCCGCGCAGGCGGCTCGGGATCAAGTCTGCGCGTAACAAACCTCACACTGCATTGTGGATACGTTCCTACTGTATAAAAAACAACCAAACATGCCAAAGCCTTATGCCATCAGGGCTGGGCGCAGTTTTGCCCACCTTATCCACAGCCAGACACACAAAATCGGTGTGCAACTCGCAGGCCTACACGTCACGGCATGCGGGGGCTGTGGGCAATTTAAAAGGGATTTTCCCTTGACCTGCTAATACGTATCTGCCGCCCGTCGAGCGCCCAGGTTGTGCGAACGGACAGGATCGGTCGTCCAACGTCAGGGATTGCGCTATCTGCGGCGGTCTTTCCAAGGGTTGCACACAGAGTTATCCACAGGCTAGCCGGAGCAAAAGGCTGGATAAAAAACCAGCCCCTAAACCGTTGACAAACTCCGCAGAAATAACGGCCAAACCTACTGATCAATAAATGAACAACCCTCTGTAAGCCTTATAAACAAAGGCCTGTAGCCAACTGCCACCAACTTATTCACAGTCACCTCCACAGTAAAACTGAACAAGTCAAAAACGTGACAAAACAACCATTTGCAGCGGCTAAGTGTCGCGCTTTAGCAACTCTTCAAAATTGTTTTCCACAATTGGGGTCGTTCGGAAAAAAATTGATTCGAGCCATTCACACTGCCCCGCCAATGCCACTGAGCATGTAGAAGCCGGCTTGCTGGCGAAGGCGGTGTGTCAGGCGATTCATCTGTTACTAACCCACCGCCTTCGCTGCCGTCGTAACCTCCGGCGTCTCCCACAGGAATGAACTGCCCCCAAGAAGTTGGACACCCATCCAACCCCTGGGGGATCTATGGTCAAGTACACCGAGCAGTTCAAGCTCACGGCGGTCACCGCCTACCTAAACGGCACCGACGGCTTCCGAACAGTGGCCAGACATTTTGGCATCGACTTCAGTCTCCTTCGACGCTGGGTCGCCAGTTATCGGACTGGCAACAGCATCAAGCCAATGTCGTATGCGCGGCGGTACAGCGAGGATTTCAAGCGCCAAGTCTTGACCTACATGCATGAGCATCGACTTTCGCTACGCCAGACCGCTGCGCATTTTGACCTTGGGCGGTCCTCCCTGATAGGCATCTGGCAACGCCAGTATTACAGTGACAGTCCTGTCACCCCTACTGCCATCCAGCCAGCCGACACGCCCATGAAAATCAAACCCGCCAAACCCACCGACACCAACGATGCACAAAAGCCACGAGAGCAGTTGATGGCTGAACTTGAGTACATGCGCATGGAGAACGCTGTCCTAAAGGAGCTCAAGGCCCTGCGCGAGGAAAAGGAGCGAACACGGGGGAAAAAGTCCTGATCGTCCGCAAACTCAAGCACCGATTCCCATTGCCCGACCTCCTTGAGCTGGTCGGGCTGGCACGCAGCACCTTCTATTACCAGGTCAAGGCTGAGCAGAAACCGGACCGGCATGCGGCGCTCAAGGAACGGGTGCAGCAGGAATATCACAAGCAGAGAGGGCTGTATGGCTATCGGCGTATTGCGCTTGCGCTCAGAAAGGAAGGAACGCTGGTCAACAAGAAGGTCATCGAACGGCTGATGGCCGAACAGGGTTTGCAATCGGTCGTACGGCCCAAGAAATACCGTTCCTACCGGGGGACTGTTGGCAAAATCGCCGCGAACCTGCTGGAGCGTAATTTTCATGCACCCCGGCCAAAACAGAAGTGGGTAACCGACGTCACCGAGTTCAAAGTGGGTCAGCAGAAGCTCTACTTGTCTCCTGTGATGGATTTGTACAACGGCGAAATCATCGCGTACGAAACAGCCAGTCGGCCTTACTACGAATTGGTGGGGAACATGCTCGACAAGGCGTTGGCTTGCTTGGGAGACGCGCCCAAACTGGTCGTTCATTCGGACCAGGGATGGCACTACCAACAGCCACGCTATCGCCACGCACTCAGCGAAAAAGGTGTGAAACAGAGCATGTCCCGCAAAGGCAATTGCCTGGATAATGCGGCGATGGAGAGTTTTTTCGGCACGCTGAAGTCAGAGTTTTTCTACCTGAAGCGTTTCGAGAGTGTGGAAGAATTGAAGGTCGGCCTGGATGAGTACATTCATTACTACAACCATGACCGCATCAAGCTGAGGCTCAATGGCATGAGTCCTGTTGAATACAGGACTCAGGCTGCGGCGTAAACTGTCCAACTTTTGGGGGGCAGTTCAGGAATCCGGGTATGCCGACAGTCGGTGACCGACGCCATTCCCTGTAGGAGCCGGCTTGCTGGCGAAGGCGGTGTGCCAAGCGATTCATCTGTTACTGACCCACCGCTTTCGCTGCCGTCGTAACCTCCGGCGTCTCCCACAGGGTGATGTGTTGAGTCAGGAATTGGCGCGTTGAAACAAAAGCGCCCCGAGTGTTTCCACTCAGGGCGTCTGTCATTGCGGGTCAGCTAGCGGACTCAATGCCCGCCGAGATAGGCGTTCCGCACTTCTTCGTTGGTCAGAAGCTCCTGGCCGGTGCCTGTGAGACGAATCTCGCCATTGACCATCACGTAGGCGCGGTCTGACAGCTTCAGGGCGTGGTTGGCGTTCTGTTCGACGAGGAAGATCGTCATGCCGGTTTTCGCCAGTTCACGCAGGGTGGAGAAGATCTGCTTCACGATGATCGGCGCCAGGCCAAGGCTTGGTTCGTCCAGCAGCAGCAGCTTCGGGCGGCTCATCAGGGCGCGGGCGATGGCGAGCATTTGCTGTTCGCCACCGGACATGGTCATGGCGCGTTGGTTACGACGCTCCTTGAGGCGCGGGAAGAGCTCGAACATGCGCTGCATGTCTTCGCTGGCGTACTTATCCCCAATCGGAATCGTGCCCATCATCAGGTTTTCTTCCACCGACATGTCGGGGAACACACGGCGGCCTTCCGGCGACTGCGCAATGCCATTGGACGCGATGTAGTGCGACGACTTCTGCGTGATGTCGGTGCCCTGATAGATGATCTGGCCGCTGGCCGCGCGAGGCTGGCCGAAGATCGACATCAGCAGCGTGGATTTGCCCGCGCCGTTGGAGCCGATCAGGCTGACCGTTTCGCCTTCGTTGATGTGCATCGAGACTTTCTTCAGGGCCTGAATCGGCCCGTAATACACGTCGATCTCTTTCAGTTCGAGGATCGGCTTACTCATACCAACTCCTCTTCATCAGCACCCAGGTACGCCGCGATCACCTTCGGATCGTTGCGAATCTGCTCCGGCTTGCCCTTGGCAATCACGTTGCCGTGGTCGAGCACGACGATATCGTCGGAAATGCCCATGACCATGCCCATGTCGTGCTCGATCAGCACGATGGTCATGTCGTGGTCGTCGCGCAGGTGACGAATCATGCCGCTCAGCGCTTCGGTTTCCTGTGGGTTGAGCCCTGCGGCCGGTTCGTCCAGGCAGATGACCTGCGGACGGGTGCACATGGCGCGGGCGATTTCCAGACGACGCTGCTGGCCGTAGGAAAGCTCACCGGCGAGGCGGTTGGCGCAGTCCACCAAATCCACCACTTCCAGCCAGTAGAAGGCGGTGTTCAGCGCGTCTTCCTCGGCCTTGCGGTAGCCCTTGGTGTTGAGGATGCCCGCGATCATGT
It contains:
- a CDS encoding ATP-binding cassette domain-containing protein, coding for MSDEIVLSVENLMMHFGGIKALSDVSLEVRRNSIFALIGPNGAGKTTVFNCLTGFYKATGGKIELNARGKKTNVIQLLGEQFRVSDFASPKRFGSRLFYKMFGGTHLVNRAGLARTFQNIRLFKEMSVVENLLVAQHMWVNRNMIAGILNTKGYRKAEEDALNTAFYWLEVVDLVDCANRLAGELSYGQQRRLEIARAMCTRPQVICLDEPAAGLNPQETEALSGMIRHLRDDHDMTIVLIEHDMGMVMGISDDIVVLDHGNVIAKGKPEQIRNDPKVIAAYLGADEEELV
- a CDS encoding IS3 family transposase (programmed frameshift) codes for the protein MVKYTEQFKLTAVTAYLNGTDGFRTVARHFGIDFSLLRRWVASYRTGNSIKPMSYARRYSEDFKRQVLTYMHEHRLSLRQTAAHFDLGRSSLIGIWQRQYYSDSPVTPTAIQPADTPMKIKPAKPTDTNDAQKPREQLMAELEYMRMENAVLKELGPARGKGANTGEKVLIVRKLKHRFPLPDLLELVGLARSTFYYQVKAEQKPDRHAALKERVQQEYHKQRGLYGYRRIALALRKEGTLVNKKVIERLMAEQGLQSVVRPKKYRSYRGTVGKIAANLLERNFHAPRPKQKWVTDVTEFKVGQQKLYLSPVMDLYNGEIIAYETASRPYYELVGNMLDKALACLGDAPKLVVHSDQGWHYQQPRYRHALSEKGVKQSMSRKGNCLDNAAMESFFGTLKSEFFYLKRFESVEELKVGLDEYIHYYNHDRIKLRLNGMSPVEYRTQAAA
- a CDS encoding ABC transporter ATP-binding protein, with translation MSKPILELKEIDVYYGPIQALKKVSMHINEGETVSLIGSNGAGKSTLLMSIFGQPRAASGQIIYQGTDITQKSSHYIASNGIAQSPEGRRVFPDMSVEENLMMGTIPIGDKYASEDMQRMFELFPRLKERRNQRAMTMSGGEQQMLAIARALMSRPKLLLLDEPSLGLAPIIVKQIFSTLRELAKTGMTIFLVEQNANHALKLSDRAYVMVNGEIRLTGTGQELLTNEEVRNAYLGGH